The following proteins are encoded in a genomic region of Diabrotica virgifera virgifera chromosome 1, PGI_DIABVI_V3a:
- the LOC126878480 gene encoding uncharacterized protein LOC126878480, with protein MNASVFENWFSNILQKLPKNAVVVMDNAAYHSRKLEKIPTTSSKKKDMQEWLKIKNIPFNLEMVRSELLHLIRLNKNEYNMYVTDEMAKKNGQIVLRLPPYHCELNPIEKIWAQVKNEVALKNTTYKLKEVKNLLLQALDNVTPTHWQNCVKHILKVEEKMCKLDGIMDSVIEPLIISIGNDDSDTSSSEDE; from the coding sequence ATGAATGCATCTGTTTTCGAAAATTGGTTTAGTAATATCCTGCAAAAATTACCAAAAAACGCTGTTGTTGTAATGGATAATGCAGCATACCACAGccgaaaattagaaaaaattccGACAACATCATCAAAAAAGAAAGACATGCAGGaatggttaaaaataaaaaatattcctTTCAATTTGGAGATGGTTAGGTCAGAACTATTACATCTGATACGATTAAATAAAAATgagtataatatgtatgtaactGATGAGATGGCTAAAAAAAATGGTCAAATTGTACTGCGGTTGCCTCCATATCATTGCGAGTTGAATCCCATTGAGAAAATTTGGGCTCAAGTGAAAAATGAAGTGGCATTAAAAAACACAACATATAAACTGAAAGAAGTAAAAAATCTTCTGTTACAAGCTCTGGACAATGTAACTCCAACACATTGGCAAAATTGTGTTAAGCACATCCTGAAAGTAGAGGAAAAAATGTGTAAACTAGATGGTATCATGGATAGTGTCATAGAACCACTAATAATTTCAATTGGCAATGATGACAGTGACACCAGTTCCTCAGAAGATGAATAA